A single region of the Anoplolepis gracilipes chromosome 1, ASM4749672v1, whole genome shotgun sequence genome encodes:
- the LOC140664832 gene encoding ATPase family AAA domain-containing protein 2 isoform X1 yields MKIMSDDDAALDSMDTEEEIFAPRNRSLESNVRRPKSLRKLRSHSGSNSHIINNNLSVRRSTRNRMQTYDNLNTSWILGTQTLKGYPMFQQHASSSDKEIDDVPGRKRDLRDRMPLRSRENHPPNKNPTRHLRDRTEHDRQNNRELRGRPDRDLKERPEPEKNISEQTRPANEEKDTRTRKSDSPSRFREGPVTRLCGSVVEKNEKPKTDQDEADDDSLRESEKPDNNDNSENEDGYEDMYTRIKRTRRTAQRQLPRVVDSDLSESSDSPGPRKYSLRQKKPTVDRFQANVEPVRRSIRALRSVLSNSMRRRKHRSKSTSSSDSSDSEPQRYDKKKGKKARQSAIPQGGPPDRKADINPITLDTNIRFSDVGGLESHIHCLKEMVVFPMLYPDVFERYNTTAPKGVLFHGPPGTGKTLIARALANECSQGNKKMAFFMRKGADCLSKWVGESERQLRLLFEQAQQMKPSIIFFDEIDGLAPVRSTKQDQIHASIVSTLLALMDGLSDRGEVIVIGATNRIDAIDPALRRPGRFDRELFFPLPAMKERLEILKIHVSKWKNPPSEQLLEILAEKATGYCGSDLRALCTEAVLQGLRRTYPQIYMTNDRLLLDPERVEVKKRDFMQASSMLVPSSHRVTPCVGRKLQLFMVPLLGPPLEELINLVKGIFPHGVNPAMAKVKNAKGIYRPRLLISGGSLSEGQGPNLAQALLYCMEHLPVQILDVSTLFAESARSPEETCVQVINEAARNVPSIIYIRSIDKWWPLVPETVKAVLLCHIAALDPSLPILILATCDATYQDLPNQLKNLFSELRGEVYSMKTPTTEQRMKFFRHIFMIQSLRPPQIKSNKVEVLETLPLAPDPMPKKLTEAEKRIMYEKDEVSLRELRIFLREICAKLARNRQFFMFTKPVDTEEVPDYNLIIKQPMDLETMMTKIDMNCYLCAREFLDDIDLICRNALEYNPDSLRDRPSLGILKRDPADKLIRHRACSLRDNAYALIKAELDSDFEDKCREISKNRRILENNCNNEEDSKNTKSDSISTNERIEKKESVNSSHSLIVNGKKFGSSRKRKVPAWARGYVKKVHKKKKIAFDESVTEVVASKSLNNETTTSIDLEKFQEFETEANSVLNGHVGLFDNTDSENDSQNENSKESQNGTVTDQRIDNLDQMEICFIDEDKPIGNGDSSSSSRRESMDELSFAIESDSSRDKIEENEKVVVDKSELENAWHFTVEKTKDFPVEVLCDIYVQLSRCVGKYAHKYDRKSLPKDLLKEVEKFTEYKQQCH; encoded by the exons ATGAAG ATAATGTCAGATGATGATGCTGCATTGGATTCAATGGATACTGAGGAAGAGATATTTGCTCCTCGCAACCGTAGCTTGGAGTCGAATGTTAGACGACCTAAGAGTCTGCGCAAGCTGAGGTCGCATTCTGGCTCTAActcacatataattaataacaatttaagtGTACGACGTAGTACACGTAATAGAATGCAGACTTATGACAACCTTAATACTAGTTGGATTTTAG GAACGCAAACTTTAAAAGGATATCCTATGTTTCAACAACATGCTTCTTCCTCGGATAAAGAAATAGATGATGTACCTGGCAGAAAACGTGATCTTCGAGATCGTATGCCCTTGAGATCTCGCGAGAATCATCCACCTAATAAAAATCCGACAAGACATCTTAGGGACAGGACGGAACATGATCGGCAAAATAATAGGGAACTTCGAGGTAGACCTGATCGTGATCTTAAAGAAAGGCCAGAAccggaaaaaaatattagtgaaCAAACCAGACCAGCAAACGAGGAAAAAGATACTAG GACGAGAAAGTCTGATAGCCCAAGCAGATTTAGAGAAGGTCCTGTAACCAGATTATGTGGAAGTgtagttgaaaaaaatgaaaagccCAAAACAGACCAAGATGAGGCGGATGATGATAGTTTGCGAGAAAGTGAAAAACcggataataatgataattctgAAAATGAAGAT GGATATGAGGATATGTATACCCGAATTAAGAGAACAAGACGTACGGCTCAACGGCAATTGCCAAGAG TGGTGGATAGTGATCTATCTGAATCTTCGGATTCTCCCGGGCCTAGGAAATACAGTCTACGTCAAAAAAAACCTACTGTAGATAGATTTCAAGCTAATGTAGAGCCAGTTAGACGATCTATTAGAGCTCTAAGGAGTGTTCTCAGCAATTCAATGAGAAGAAGAAAGCATAGAAGTAAAAGCACGAGTTCCAGTGACTCTAGTGACTCTGAGCCTCAACGTTATGATAAAAAGAAGGGCAAAAAAGCGAg ACAATCGGCGATACCGCAAGGCGGTCCACCAGATCGAAAAGCTGACATAAATCCTATTACTCTAGACACTAATATTAGATTTAGTGATGTTGGTGGTTTGGAATCTCACATTCACTGCCTTAAAGAAATGGTCGTCTTTCCTATGTTGTATCCAGACGTTTTCGAGAGATATAACACTACTGCACCAAAGGGTGTCCTGTTTCATGGCCCACCAg GAACTGGTAAGACATTGATAGCCAGAGCATTAGCCAATGAATGCAGTCAAGGTAACAAGAAAATGGCATTCTTCATGAGAAAAGGAGCGGATTGCTTGTCGAAGTGGGTCGGAGAATCGGAACGACAATTGAGATTGTTGTTTGAACAGGCTCAACAGATGAAACCgtccataatattttttgatgagATAGATGGTCTGGCACCTGTCAGAAGTACCAAGCAAGATCAGATTCATGCCAGCATTGTATCCACACTCTTAGCACTCATGGACGGTCTCAGTGACAGGGGAGAG GTTATAGTTATTGGTGCAACAAATAGAATCGATGCGATCGATCCGGCTTTACGAAGACCTGGCCGTTTTGATCGCGAACTTTTCTTCCCACTACCTGCTATGAAAGAgagattagaaattttaaagattcatGTCAGCAAGTGGAAAAATCCACCATCTGAACAATTGTTAGAAATATTGGCGGAAAAAGCAACTGGATATTGCGGCTCAGATTTGAGAGCCTTATGTACCGAAGCAGTGTTACAAGGATTAAGGAGAACTTATCCACAAATTTATATGACAAATGACAGATTATTACTAGACCCAGAGAGAGTCGAA gtAAAGAAACGTGACTTTATGCAAGCAAGCTCCATGCTCGTTCCATCGTCGCATAGAGTAACTCCATGTGTAGGAAGAaaattacaactttttatGGTACCACTGTTAGGACCTCCATtggaagaattaattaatttggtaAAAGGAATATTTCCTCATGGTGTAAACCCTGCTATGGCAAA agtaAAGAATGCTAAGGGTATCTATCGCccaagattattaatttcgggTGGTAGTTTATCTGAAGGTCAAGGACCTAATTTAGCTCAAGCATTACTGTATTGTATGGAACATTTGCCAGTCCAAATTTTGGATGTTAGCACATTATTTGCAGAAAGCGCTCGATCTCCGGAAGAAACTTGTGTGCAG gtAATTAACGAAGCTGCTAGGAATGTACCGTCCATAATTTACATTCGGTCAATTGACAAATGGTGGCCTCTTGTACCAGAGACAGTGAAAGCAGTTTTGCTATGCCATATTGCAGCACTGGATCCTTCATTGccaattttaattcttgcaACATGCGACGCGACGTATCAAGATCTCcctaatcaattaaaaaatttgttcagtGAATTACGTGGAGAAGTGTATTCTATGAAAACCCCCACCACCGAGCaaagaatgaaatttttcCGACACATTTTTATGATTCAGAGTCTAAGACCGCCGCAGATCAAAAGCAACAAAGTAGAGGTTTTAGAAACACTGCCATTAGCACCGGATCCGATGCCAAAGAAACTAACTGAAGCGGAGAAACGGATCATGTACGAGAAAGACGAAGTGTCTTTGAGAGAATTACGGATTTTCTTGAGAGAAATCTGTGCTAAACTAGCGAGAAATCGACA ATTTTTCATGTTTACAAAGCCAGTGGATACGGAAGAAGTGCCGGATtacaatttgataataaaacaacCTATGGATCTTGAAACAATGATGACTAAAATCGATATGAATTGTTATCTATGCGCTCGCGAATTTCTCGACGATATTGATCTCATATGCAGAAATGCTCTGGAGTATAATCCGGACAG CTTACGTGATAGGCCCTCCCTCGGAATATTAAAGAG GGATCCTGCCGATAAATTGATAAGACATCGGGCGTGTTCCTTGCGGGATAATGCTTATGCTTTAATAAAAGCTGAACTGGACTCCGATTTCGAGGATAAGTGTCGCGAAATTTCTAAGAATCGTCGAATTTTAGAAAACAATTGTAATAACGAGGAAGATAGCAAAAATACAAAGTCAGACTCTATTTCCACGAACGAACGAATAGAGAAAAAGGAGTCTGTAAATTCTAGTCATTCCCTCATCGTGAACGGAAAAAAATTCGGTAGTTCGAGGAAACGTAAAGTACCTGCATGGGCGAGAGGCTACGTGAAAAAAgttcataaaaagaaaaagatcgcTTTCGATGAAAGTGTTACCGAAGTAGTCGCAAGTAAGTCGCTAAATAATGAAACTACTACTAGTATTGATTTAGAAAAATTCCAAGAATTCGAAACCGAAGCGAATAGCGTTTTAAATGGCCACGTGGGATTGTTCGATAATACCGATTCGGAGAACGATTCGCAGAATGAAAATTCAAAGGAAAGCCAAAATGGCACTGTTACAGATCAACGAATTGATAATCTCGACCAAATGGAAATATGTTTCATAGACGAAGATAAACCTATTGGTAATGGTGACTCGAGTTCGTCGTCTCGACGCGAGAGTATGGATGAATTGTCATTTGCCATCGAAAGCGATTCTAGCCGagataaaattgaagaaaatgagAAAGTTGTAGTTGATAAAAGCGAACTCGAAAATGCGTGGCATTTTACTGTTGAAAAAACAAAGGACTTTCCTGTTGAAGTATTGTGCGATATTTATGTGCAACTAAGCAGATGCGTTGGGAAATATGCTCATAAATATGATAGAAAATCACTGCCAAag GACTTGCTCAAGGAAGTGGAAAAGTTTACGGAGTACAAGCAACAGTGTCATTAG
- the LOC140667046 gene encoding DGAT1/2-independent enzyme synthesizing storage lipids has protein sequence MFSIIYNLWPMIEETIVEYIDVDFTLWLSWLLMPLLITFLLPLVIVLLLYSTSIILYIYKLHRVRLRNAYGTAWQNAARYMVAAIWDAHGWIWHGYEIVGLENIPQDKPVLFIYYHGAIPIDLYYFTSKVFLFNSKLVHTVADRFLFKFPGWSIISDVLKVIPGTIQTCSAILKEGNMLSISPGGVYEAQFGDSYYELMWKKRMGFAKVALDAKVSVIPFFTRNIREAFRTVSWGRRMWLKIYTWTKIPLAPVYGGFPVKLVTYVGKPIPYDENLTPEELQLKVANALTNLIKKHQIIPGNITRALIERIRNVER, from the exons ATGTTTtccattatatacaatttgtgGCCAATGATAGAAGAAACTAtag TTGAATATATTGACGTGGATTTTACATTGTGGTTGTCATGGCTCTTAATGCCACTTCTCATAACATTTCTGCTCCCGCTTGTGATTGTACTGCTGTTATATTCAACttccataatattatatatctacaaGTTGCACag agtTAGACTAAGAAATGCTTATGGTACTGCGTGGCAAAATGCAGCACGTTATATGGTTGCAGCTATTTGGGATGCACATGGTTGGATCTGGCATG GATATGAAATTGTGGGCTTAGAGAATATCCCACAGGATAAACcagtattgtttatatattatcatggAGCTATCccaattgatttatattatttcacatctaaagtatttttatttaattcaaaactAGTCCATACAGTAGCAGATcgatttctctttaaatttccTGGGTGGTCCATCATTTCTGATGTTTTGAAAGTGATACCTGGTACAATTCAAACATGTTCTGCTATTTTAAAAGAGGGTAACATGCTCTCTATCTCTCCTGGTGGAGTATATGAAGCACAGTTTGGGGATTCTTATTACGAACTTATGTGGAAGAAAAGAATGGGTTTTGCGAAGGTTGCATTGGATGCTAAAGTG AGTGTAATTCCTTTCTTTACGAGAAATATCAGAGAAGCATTTAGAACAGTAAGTTGGGGAAGAAGAATGTGGTTGAAGATATATACTTGGACAAAAATTCCTCTTGCACCAGTCTATGGTGGTTTTCCAGTAAAATTAGTGACGTATGTGGGTAAGCCTATTCCATATGACGAAAATCTTACACCTGAAGAATTGCAGCTAaag GTTGCTAATGctcttacaaatttaataaaaaaacatcaaaTAATACCTGGTAACATAACACGGGCTTTGATAGAAAGAATACGCAATGTAGAAAGATAG
- the LOC140664832 gene encoding ATPase family AAA domain-containing protein 2 isoform X2 has protein sequence MKIMSDDDAALDSMDTEEEIFAPRNRSLESNVRRPKSLRKLRSHSGSNSHIINNNLSVRRSTRNRMQTYDNLNTSWILGTQTLKGYPMFQQHASSSDKEIDDVPGRKRDLRDRMPLRSRENHPPNKNPTRHLRDRTEHDRQNNRELRGRPDRDLKERPEPEKNISEQTRPANEEKDTRTRKSDSPSRFREGPVTRLCGSVVEKNEKPKTDQDEADDDSLRESEKPDNNDNSENEDGYEDMYTRIKRTRRTAQRQLPRVVDSDLSESSDSPGPRKYSLRQKKPTVDRFQANVEPVRRSIRALRSVLSNSMRRRKHRSKSTSSSDSSDSEPQRYDKKKGKKARQSAIPQGGPPDRKADINPITLDTNIRFSDVGGLESHIHCLKEMVVFPMLYPDVFERYNTTAPKGVLFHGPPGTGKTLIARALANECSQGNKKMAFFMRKGADCLSKWVGESERQLRLLFEQAQQMKPSIIFFDEIDGLAPVRSTKQDQIHASIVSTLLALMDGLSDRGEVIVIGATNRIDAIDPALRRPGRFDRELFFPLPAMKERLEILKIHVSKWKNPPSEQLLEILAEKATGYCGSDLRALCTEAVLQGLRRTYPQIYMTNDRLLLDPERVEVKKRDFMQASSMLVPSSHRVTPCVGRKLQLFMVPLLGPPLEELINLVKGIFPHGVNPAMAKVKNAKGIYRPRLLISGGSLSEGQGPNLAQALLYCMEHLPVQILDVSTLFAESARSPEETCVQVINEAARNVPSIIYIRSIDKWWPLVPETVKAVLLCHIAALDPSLPILILATCDATYQDLPNQLKNLFSELRGEVYSMKTPTTEQRMKFFRHIFMIQSLRPPQIKSNKVEVLETLPLAPDPMPKKLTEAEKRIMYEKDEVSLRELRIFLREICAKLARNRQFFMFTKPVDTEEVPDYNLIIKQPMDLETMMTKIDMNCYLCAREFLDDIDLICRNALEYNPDRDPADKLIRHRACSLRDNAYALIKAELDSDFEDKCREISKNRRILENNCNNEEDSKNTKSDSISTNERIEKKESVNSSHSLIVNGKKFGSSRKRKVPAWARGYVKKVHKKKKIAFDESVTEVVASKSLNNETTTSIDLEKFQEFETEANSVLNGHVGLFDNTDSENDSQNENSKESQNGTVTDQRIDNLDQMEICFIDEDKPIGNGDSSSSSRRESMDELSFAIESDSSRDKIEENEKVVVDKSELENAWHFTVEKTKDFPVEVLCDIYVQLSRCVGKYAHKYDRKSLPKDLLKEVEKFTEYKQQCH, from the exons ATGAAG ATAATGTCAGATGATGATGCTGCATTGGATTCAATGGATACTGAGGAAGAGATATTTGCTCCTCGCAACCGTAGCTTGGAGTCGAATGTTAGACGACCTAAGAGTCTGCGCAAGCTGAGGTCGCATTCTGGCTCTAActcacatataattaataacaatttaagtGTACGACGTAGTACACGTAATAGAATGCAGACTTATGACAACCTTAATACTAGTTGGATTTTAG GAACGCAAACTTTAAAAGGATATCCTATGTTTCAACAACATGCTTCTTCCTCGGATAAAGAAATAGATGATGTACCTGGCAGAAAACGTGATCTTCGAGATCGTATGCCCTTGAGATCTCGCGAGAATCATCCACCTAATAAAAATCCGACAAGACATCTTAGGGACAGGACGGAACATGATCGGCAAAATAATAGGGAACTTCGAGGTAGACCTGATCGTGATCTTAAAGAAAGGCCAGAAccggaaaaaaatattagtgaaCAAACCAGACCAGCAAACGAGGAAAAAGATACTAG GACGAGAAAGTCTGATAGCCCAAGCAGATTTAGAGAAGGTCCTGTAACCAGATTATGTGGAAGTgtagttgaaaaaaatgaaaagccCAAAACAGACCAAGATGAGGCGGATGATGATAGTTTGCGAGAAAGTGAAAAACcggataataatgataattctgAAAATGAAGAT GGATATGAGGATATGTATACCCGAATTAAGAGAACAAGACGTACGGCTCAACGGCAATTGCCAAGAG TGGTGGATAGTGATCTATCTGAATCTTCGGATTCTCCCGGGCCTAGGAAATACAGTCTACGTCAAAAAAAACCTACTGTAGATAGATTTCAAGCTAATGTAGAGCCAGTTAGACGATCTATTAGAGCTCTAAGGAGTGTTCTCAGCAATTCAATGAGAAGAAGAAAGCATAGAAGTAAAAGCACGAGTTCCAGTGACTCTAGTGACTCTGAGCCTCAACGTTATGATAAAAAGAAGGGCAAAAAAGCGAg ACAATCGGCGATACCGCAAGGCGGTCCACCAGATCGAAAAGCTGACATAAATCCTATTACTCTAGACACTAATATTAGATTTAGTGATGTTGGTGGTTTGGAATCTCACATTCACTGCCTTAAAGAAATGGTCGTCTTTCCTATGTTGTATCCAGACGTTTTCGAGAGATATAACACTACTGCACCAAAGGGTGTCCTGTTTCATGGCCCACCAg GAACTGGTAAGACATTGATAGCCAGAGCATTAGCCAATGAATGCAGTCAAGGTAACAAGAAAATGGCATTCTTCATGAGAAAAGGAGCGGATTGCTTGTCGAAGTGGGTCGGAGAATCGGAACGACAATTGAGATTGTTGTTTGAACAGGCTCAACAGATGAAACCgtccataatattttttgatgagATAGATGGTCTGGCACCTGTCAGAAGTACCAAGCAAGATCAGATTCATGCCAGCATTGTATCCACACTCTTAGCACTCATGGACGGTCTCAGTGACAGGGGAGAG GTTATAGTTATTGGTGCAACAAATAGAATCGATGCGATCGATCCGGCTTTACGAAGACCTGGCCGTTTTGATCGCGAACTTTTCTTCCCACTACCTGCTATGAAAGAgagattagaaattttaaagattcatGTCAGCAAGTGGAAAAATCCACCATCTGAACAATTGTTAGAAATATTGGCGGAAAAAGCAACTGGATATTGCGGCTCAGATTTGAGAGCCTTATGTACCGAAGCAGTGTTACAAGGATTAAGGAGAACTTATCCACAAATTTATATGACAAATGACAGATTATTACTAGACCCAGAGAGAGTCGAA gtAAAGAAACGTGACTTTATGCAAGCAAGCTCCATGCTCGTTCCATCGTCGCATAGAGTAACTCCATGTGTAGGAAGAaaattacaactttttatGGTACCACTGTTAGGACCTCCATtggaagaattaattaatttggtaAAAGGAATATTTCCTCATGGTGTAAACCCTGCTATGGCAAA agtaAAGAATGCTAAGGGTATCTATCGCccaagattattaatttcgggTGGTAGTTTATCTGAAGGTCAAGGACCTAATTTAGCTCAAGCATTACTGTATTGTATGGAACATTTGCCAGTCCAAATTTTGGATGTTAGCACATTATTTGCAGAAAGCGCTCGATCTCCGGAAGAAACTTGTGTGCAG gtAATTAACGAAGCTGCTAGGAATGTACCGTCCATAATTTACATTCGGTCAATTGACAAATGGTGGCCTCTTGTACCAGAGACAGTGAAAGCAGTTTTGCTATGCCATATTGCAGCACTGGATCCTTCATTGccaattttaattcttgcaACATGCGACGCGACGTATCAAGATCTCcctaatcaattaaaaaatttgttcagtGAATTACGTGGAGAAGTGTATTCTATGAAAACCCCCACCACCGAGCaaagaatgaaatttttcCGACACATTTTTATGATTCAGAGTCTAAGACCGCCGCAGATCAAAAGCAACAAAGTAGAGGTTTTAGAAACACTGCCATTAGCACCGGATCCGATGCCAAAGAAACTAACTGAAGCGGAGAAACGGATCATGTACGAGAAAGACGAAGTGTCTTTGAGAGAATTACGGATTTTCTTGAGAGAAATCTGTGCTAAACTAGCGAGAAATCGACA ATTTTTCATGTTTACAAAGCCAGTGGATACGGAAGAAGTGCCGGATtacaatttgataataaaacaacCTATGGATCTTGAAACAATGATGACTAAAATCGATATGAATTGTTATCTATGCGCTCGCGAATTTCTCGACGATATTGATCTCATATGCAGAAATGCTCTGGAGTATAATCCGGACAG GGATCCTGCCGATAAATTGATAAGACATCGGGCGTGTTCCTTGCGGGATAATGCTTATGCTTTAATAAAAGCTGAACTGGACTCCGATTTCGAGGATAAGTGTCGCGAAATTTCTAAGAATCGTCGAATTTTAGAAAACAATTGTAATAACGAGGAAGATAGCAAAAATACAAAGTCAGACTCTATTTCCACGAACGAACGAATAGAGAAAAAGGAGTCTGTAAATTCTAGTCATTCCCTCATCGTGAACGGAAAAAAATTCGGTAGTTCGAGGAAACGTAAAGTACCTGCATGGGCGAGAGGCTACGTGAAAAAAgttcataaaaagaaaaagatcgcTTTCGATGAAAGTGTTACCGAAGTAGTCGCAAGTAAGTCGCTAAATAATGAAACTACTACTAGTATTGATTTAGAAAAATTCCAAGAATTCGAAACCGAAGCGAATAGCGTTTTAAATGGCCACGTGGGATTGTTCGATAATACCGATTCGGAGAACGATTCGCAGAATGAAAATTCAAAGGAAAGCCAAAATGGCACTGTTACAGATCAACGAATTGATAATCTCGACCAAATGGAAATATGTTTCATAGACGAAGATAAACCTATTGGTAATGGTGACTCGAGTTCGTCGTCTCGACGCGAGAGTATGGATGAATTGTCATTTGCCATCGAAAGCGATTCTAGCCGagataaaattgaagaaaatgagAAAGTTGTAGTTGATAAAAGCGAACTCGAAAATGCGTGGCATTTTACTGTTGAAAAAACAAAGGACTTTCCTGTTGAAGTATTGTGCGATATTTATGTGCAACTAAGCAGATGCGTTGGGAAATATGCTCATAAATATGATAGAAAATCACTGCCAAag GACTTGCTCAAGGAAGTGGAAAAGTTTACGGAGTACAAGCAACAGTGTCATTAG
- the LOC140665018 gene encoding ATPase family AAA domain-containing protein 2-like, translating to MCNRKANKSKNRSAVPFESFWRKKGEMSVAKDFSCIGGLEKHIRIVKEMVLFPLMYGDVYAKFNLRPPRGLLFYGPPGTGKTLVASALATECSNSERKVSFISRKGSDCLSKWVGESEKKLEKIFSLAQQTKPCIIFFDEVDGLAPVRSSRQDFVHASVVSTLLALMDGLDNNSEIIVIGATNRIDAIDPALRRPGRFDKELYFPLPCYSARKEILSVHIKSWKQKPTQKFLAYLASNTLGFCGSDLQALCAEAVMCAVRRNYPQIYNSKAKYHINERHLKVEKEDFLKARQNIVPASHRVIIAPIKSLPSKIQPLLQEDLAVILSRLQALCPMGMLTSDNITGKATSKSSGCPRILLCGDDDCHTRHLGPALLHTLEHLPCHILDITTLFEETGKAAEEAIIQKIKTARRTLPALLYIPGVLTWWDLVNETARMVFTSLMRGLDRSVHMLVLMTVHCRHADLPLEIAELYDDNRGEVYEVKSPSSQKRRSFFKQLFLNGPDSFSDCSSFSQGDYPSKIIAYHTVIVLTINQFLTNIADLVQILSPKKLKSENNRKLRSYVYSSDSNGLLEISATCTTRKIKMGSKARNKLGTVRSSHSTFSRSRTNIKREYNASGEGPPSKRQKLTSGTSSSRSSAEKLFNSQMEDLVETIVRATNEWPSYLLESLFSSLELTMENNGDLRVMVNEYVVRYDELKQAKMRAKQQED from the exons ATGTGTAATAGAAAAGcaaacaaaagtaaaaatagatCAGCGGTTCCTTTTGAGAGTTtttggagaaaaaaaggagaaatgtCCGTCGCGAAAGATTTCTCGTGCATTGGAGGGCTGGAGAAGCACATTAGAATCGTGAAGGAAATGGTTCTGTTTCCGCTGATGTACGGAGACGTGTATGCCAAGTTTAATCTCAGGCCGCCTCGTGGCTTACTGTTCTATGGCCCTCCAG GAACGGGAAAGACCCTCGTAGCCAGCGCTTTAGCGACCGAGTGCAGCAATTCCGAACGCAAGGTCTCCTTCATTTCGCGCAAGGGTTCCGATTGTCTTAGCAAGTGGGTCGGAGAGAGCGAGAAGAAGCTCGAGAAGATCTTCTCGTTG GCACAACAGACGAAAccatgcattatttttttcgacgaAGTCGACGGTCTCGCTCCTGTAAGATCAAGTCGACAAGATTTTGTTCACGCTAGCGTAGTCTCCACTCTCTTGGCTTTGATGGATGGTTTGGACAATAATTCCGAGATTATAGTGATAGGTGCCACTAATAGGATCGACGCGATAGATCCTGCTTTGAGAAGACCTGGTAGATTCGACAAAGAACTATATTTCCCCTTGCCTTGCTACAGCGCCCGGAAAGAGATACTTTCG GTACACATTAAAAGTTGGAAGCAGAAACCGACACAGAAATTTTTAGCGTATTTGGCGTCGAATACATTGGGATTCTGTGGCAGCGATCTGCAGGCACTTTGTGCCGAAGCAGTTATGTGCGCGGTTCGCAGAAATTATCCGCAAATCTATAATTCGAAAGCCAAGTATCACATCAATGAACGCCACCTCAAA GTTGAAAAAGAAGATTTCTTGAAGGCACGTCAAAATATCGTTCCCGCATCCCATCGTGTTATCATTGCTCCGATAAAAAGTTTACCCTCCAAGATCCAACCATTGTTACAAGAGGATCTAGCGGTAATTTTATCGCGGTTACAAGCACTTTGTCCAATGGGCATGCTAACTTCCGACAACAT AACAGGCAAAGCCACGTCCAAATCGAGTGGCTGTCCGCGAATCTTGCTATGCGGCGATGATGATTGCCACACTCGCCACTTAGGACCGGCATTGCTGCACACCCTGGAACATCTACCTTGTCACATTCTGGATATCACGACGCTGTTTGAGGAAACAGGCAAAGCGGCAGAGGAAGCTATAATACAA AAAATCAAGACCGCACGTCGCACTTTACCAGCGTTGCTGTACATTCCTGGTGTCTTGACTTGGTGGGACTTGGTGAACGAAACGGCGAGGATGGTTTTTACCTCCTTAATGCGCGGTCTCGATCGATCGGTGCATATGCTTGTGTTAATGACTGTCCACTGTCGGCACGCCGATTTGCCATTGGAG aTTGCAGAATTGTATGACGATAATCGCGGCGAGGTGTACGAAGTGAAATCGCCTTCGTCACAAAAGCGGCGATCCTTCTTCAAGCAATTATTTCTCAATGGACCCGATAGTTTTTCCGATTGCTCCTCTTTCTCGCAAGGTGATTATCCATCTAAAATAATCGCATATCACACGGTTATTGTGTTAACGATAAATCAATTTCTGACAAACATAGCGGATCTGGTGCAAATCCTGAGCCCGAAAAAGCTCAAGAGTGAAAATAACAGAAAACTGCGGAGCTACGTATATTCTAGCGATTCTAACGGATTATTAG aaataagcGCGACATGCACGACcagaaagattaaaatgggATCGAAAGCGCGAAATAAGCTCGGAACTGTACGATCTTCGCACTCGACGTTTTCCAGATCGA GAACGAATATCAAGAGAGAATACAACGCATCCGGCGAAGGTCCTCCGTCAAAACGGCAAAAATTAACATCTGGTACGTCTTCATCTCGATCCAGTGCCGAAAAGCTTTTCAACTCGCAAATGGAGGACTTGGTCGAAACAATTGTTCGAGCGACCAACGAGTGGCCGAGTTATCTATTGGAGAGTCTGTTCTCCTCCCTCGAACTTACAATGGAGAACAATGGAGACTTGCGTGTCATGGTGAATGAGTATGTTGTACGCTATGATGAACTGAAACAAGCCAAAATGCGTGCGAAGCAGCAAGAAGATTAA